A DNA window from Castanea sativa cultivar Marrone di Chiusa Pesio chromosome 7, ASM4071231v1 contains the following coding sequences:
- the LOC142643992 gene encoding glycine cleavage system H protein 2, mitochondrial-like: MLHVVVKDLKYLDSHEWVKVEGNSATVGITVYAQDHLGDVVYIELPEVGAQVSQGDSFGVVESVKATNDINSPISGIVVEVNEELNDSPGLINSSPYDKGWIIKVEVSDSGELKSLMDADKYTKFCEEDDFH; this comes from the exons ATGTTACATGTGGTTGTGAAGGATCTTAAGTACCTTGACTCTCATGAGTGGGTGAAAGTTGAGGGGAATTCTGCTACTGTTGGTATAACCGTCTATGCTCAGGATCATTTAGGTGATGTTGTCTACATTGAATTACCGGAAGTGGGAGCTCAAGTATCACAGGGCGACAGCTTTGGTGTGGTTGAAAGTGTCAAGGCAACTAATGATATTAATTCTCCCATTTCAGGGATAGTGGTTGAAGTAAATGAAGAGCTCAATGACTCCCCTGGTCTG ATTAACTCAAGCCCATATGACAAAGGATGGATAATTAAGGTTGAGGTGAGCGATAGTGGTGAACTGAAGAGCTTGATGGATGCAGATAAGTACACCAAGTTCTGTGAAGAAGATGATTTTCACTGA
- the LOC142643470 gene encoding glycine cleavage system H protein 2, mitochondrial-like, with protein sequence MASRLLWASRAASYLRISAFHGGFASVVKDLKYLDSHEWVKVEGNSATVGIIDHAQDHLGDVVYVELLEVGAPVSHGSSFGAVEVLRLLVILILPFQGNWLK encoded by the exons ATGGCTTCAAGGTTGTTGTGGGCTTCAAGGGCTGCCTCATACCTCAGGATCTCAGCGTTCCACGGAGGGTTTGCTTCTG TTGTTAAGGATCTTAAGTATCTTGACTCTCACGAGTGGGTTAAAGTTGAGGGGAATTCTGCTACTGTTGGTATAATCGACCATGCTCAGGATCATTTAGGTGATGTTGTCTATGTTGAATTACTGGAAGTGGGGGCTCCTGTATCACATGGCAGCAGCTTTGGTGCGGTTGAAGTGTTAAGGCTACTAGTGATATTGATTCTCCCATTTCAGGGAAATTGGTTGAAGTAA